One part of the Nymphaea colorata isolate Beijing-Zhang1983 chromosome 8, ASM883128v2, whole genome shotgun sequence genome encodes these proteins:
- the LOC116259200 gene encoding DEAD-box ATP-dependent RNA helicase 1-like isoform X3 codes for MVNKGVEVFEESMGQNKSEPFLPWMRNPVDVDSYEECTLEVVPYLDPRLVKALQKMGINSLFPIQVAVWQGTIGPGGWERDLCINSPTGSGKTLAYALPIVQMLSTRKLKRLRALVVLPTRDLALQVMDVFSAIAPAVGLQVGIAVGQSSMAEEVSSLVQKPKFPMEFSCDPPDLCSSLTSSVDILVATPGRLMDHLNTTKGFTLEHLCYLVYSRKKKDVMEDVDVTNPNLPNLVTTPDDPSPMNEELPIALRKGTRLLRDAYQSWLPTVLQLTQMNEQQMLKYEGSPTFGPLRTLRRLGPGRGLWNKRYPRVMKMSLSATLTRDPSKLSQLNLYHPLFLTTGASGTRYQLPSQLESYKLICDLKMKPLYLFMLLQKLSGEKSIIFTSSVRSTHRLCTLLNCFGELPSKISEYSRLQHQSVRSITLDAFRAGNIQVIVASDAMTRGMDIEGVYNVINYDMPSYIKTYVHRAGRTARAGRPGRCFTLLRKDEVKRFKKMLQKAGISKCSVYPLASDSVERLMPVYSSALEKLKELADSEENKPASRRPAKTRATVKVGK; via the exons ATGGTTAACAAGGGAGTTGAAGTGTTTGAGGAGTCAATGGGACAGAATAAAAGTGAACCATTTCTGCCATGGATGAGGAATCCAGTGGATGTTGATTCTTATGAAGAATGCACTCTCGAAGTTGTTCCTTACTTAGATcccag GTTGGTGAAGGCTTTACAAAAAATGGGAATCAATTCACTCTTTCCGATTCAAGTGGCAGTCTGGCAAGGGACGATTGGACCAGGTGGCTGGGAACGTGACTTATGCATAAACTCACCAACAGGAAGTGGCAAGACCTTGGCTTATGCTTTACCAATTGTCCAAATGCTCTCTACTCGTAAATTGAAACGCTTGCGGGCTTTAGTTGTGCTGCCTACTCGTGATCTTGCACTGCAG GTCATGGATGTCTTTTCTGCTATTGCACCTGCAGTTGGGCTACAAGTAGGCATTGCTGTTGGGCAGTCTTCAATGGCTGAAGAGGTTTCATCTCTGGTACAGAAGCCCAAGTTCCCTATGGAATTCTCTTGTGATCCACCAGATCTCTGCTCGTCACTAACAAGTTCTGTAGACATACTTGTAGCCACACCAGGGCGATTGATGGACCATTTAAATACCACCAAAGGTTTTACACTAGAGCATCTTTGCTATCTA gtttacagcaggaagaagaaggatgtgatggaagatgttgatgttaccaatcccaatcttcccaatcttgtgaccaccccggatgatccaagtccaatgaatgaagaacttcccatagctctgcgcaagggcaccag ATTGCTGAGGGATGCATATCAATCTTGGTTACCGACTGTTCTTCAGCTCACTCAAATGAATGAACAACAAATGCTCAAATATGAAGGGTCACCAACTTTTGGGCCATTGAGAACCTTGAGAAGATT GGGCCCTGGGAGAGGGTTGTGGAATAAAAGATATCCAAGAGTCATGAAGATGTCCCTTTCTGCTACATTGACACGAGACCCTAGCAAGCTTTCTCAACTTAATCTATATCATCCTTTATTCTTGACAACTGGTGCATCTGGTACACGGTATCAACTCCCTAGCCAGCTAGAATCTTACAAACTG ATTTGTGATTTAAAGATGAAACCCCTTTATTTGTTTATGCTTCTTCAAAAGTTAAGTGGAGAGAAGAGCATTATCTTTACGTCATCCGTACGATCGACCCACAGACTTTGTACATTATTGAATTGCTTTGGTGAATTACCTTCTAAAATTAGTGAATATTCTCGTCTTCAGCATCAATCTGTGCGAAG CATAACACTTGATGCCTTTCGGGCAGGCAACATACAGGTCATTGTTGCTTCAGATGCCATGACTCGTGGTATGGATATTGAAGGGGTCTACAATGTCATTAATTATGACATGCCTTCATATATCAAGACATATGTTCATCGGGCTGGTCGCACTGCTCGTGCAGGTCGACCTGGGCGTTGCTTCACATTACTGAGGAAGGATGAG GTCAAGCGCTTCAAGAAGATGTTACAAAAGGCTGGTATCAGTAAGTGTAGCGTATATCCACTTGCATCAGATTCGGTTGAACGCCTTATGCCTGTTTATTCATCTG cattagaaaaattgaaagagtTAGCAGATTCAGAAGAAAACAAGCCAGCTTCACGGCGTCCAGCCAAAACGAGGGCCACAGTCAAAGTGGGAAAGTAG
- the LOC116259200 gene encoding DEAD-box ATP-dependent RNA helicase 1-like isoform X4, translating into MADYGDGNKLRRSTATDRMVNKGVEVFEESMGQNKSEPFLPWMRNPVDVDSYEECTLEVVPYLDPRLVKALQKMGINSLFPIQVAVWQGTIGPGGWERDLCINSPTGSGKTLAYALPIVQMLSTRKLKRLRALVVLPTRDLALQVMDVFSAIAPAVGLQVGIAVGQSSMAEEVSSLVQKPKFPMEFSCDPPDLCSSLTSSVDILVATPGRLMDHLNTTKGFTLEHLCYLVIDETDRLLRDAYQSWLPTVLQLTQMNEQQMLKYEGSPTFGPLRTLRRLGPGRGLWNKRYPRVMKMSLSATLTRDPSKLSQLNLYHPLFLTTGASGTRYQLPSQLESYKLICDLKMKPLYLFMLLQKLSGEKSIIFTSSVRSTHRLCTLLNCFGELPSKISEYSRLQHQSVRSITLDAFRAGNIQVIVASDAMTRGMDIEGVYNVINYDMPSYIKTYVHRAGRTARAGRPGRCFTLLRKDEVKRFKKMLQKAGISKCSVYPLASDSVERLMPVYSSALEKLKELADSEENKPASRRPAKTRATVKVGK; encoded by the exons ATGGCGGATTACGGCGACGGCAACAAGCTCCGGCGATCGAcggcgacagacag GATGGTTAACAAGGGAGTTGAAGTGTTTGAGGAGTCAATGGGACAGAATAAAAGTGAACCATTTCTGCCATGGATGAGGAATCCAGTGGATGTTGATTCTTATGAAGAATGCACTCTCGAAGTTGTTCCTTACTTAGATcccag GTTGGTGAAGGCTTTACAAAAAATGGGAATCAATTCACTCTTTCCGATTCAAGTGGCAGTCTGGCAAGGGACGATTGGACCAGGTGGCTGGGAACGTGACTTATGCATAAACTCACCAACAGGAAGTGGCAAGACCTTGGCTTATGCTTTACCAATTGTCCAAATGCTCTCTACTCGTAAATTGAAACGCTTGCGGGCTTTAGTTGTGCTGCCTACTCGTGATCTTGCACTGCAG GTCATGGATGTCTTTTCTGCTATTGCACCTGCAGTTGGGCTACAAGTAGGCATTGCTGTTGGGCAGTCTTCAATGGCTGAAGAGGTTTCATCTCTGGTACAGAAGCCCAAGTTCCCTATGGAATTCTCTTGTGATCCACCAGATCTCTGCTCGTCACTAACAAGTTCTGTAGACATACTTGTAGCCACACCAGGGCGATTGATGGACCATTTAAATACCACCAAAGGTTTTACACTAGAGCATCTTTGCTATCTA GTCATTGATGAAACTGATAGATTGCTGAGGGATGCATATCAATCTTGGTTACCGACTGTTCTTCAGCTCACTCAAATGAATGAACAACAAATGCTCAAATATGAAGGGTCACCAACTTTTGGGCCATTGAGAACCTTGAGAAGATT GGGCCCTGGGAGAGGGTTGTGGAATAAAAGATATCCAAGAGTCATGAAGATGTCCCTTTCTGCTACATTGACACGAGACCCTAGCAAGCTTTCTCAACTTAATCTATATCATCCTTTATTCTTGACAACTGGTGCATCTGGTACACGGTATCAACTCCCTAGCCAGCTAGAATCTTACAAACTG ATTTGTGATTTAAAGATGAAACCCCTTTATTTGTTTATGCTTCTTCAAAAGTTAAGTGGAGAGAAGAGCATTATCTTTACGTCATCCGTACGATCGACCCACAGACTTTGTACATTATTGAATTGCTTTGGTGAATTACCTTCTAAAATTAGTGAATATTCTCGTCTTCAGCATCAATCTGTGCGAAG CATAACACTTGATGCCTTTCGGGCAGGCAACATACAGGTCATTGTTGCTTCAGATGCCATGACTCGTGGTATGGATATTGAAGGGGTCTACAATGTCATTAATTATGACATGCCTTCATATATCAAGACATATGTTCATCGGGCTGGTCGCACTGCTCGTGCAGGTCGACCTGGGCGTTGCTTCACATTACTGAGGAAGGATGAG GTCAAGCGCTTCAAGAAGATGTTACAAAAGGCTGGTATCAGTAAGTGTAGCGTATATCCACTTGCATCAGATTCGGTTGAACGCCTTATGCCTGTTTATTCATCTG cattagaaaaattgaaagagtTAGCAGATTCAGAAGAAAACAAGCCAGCTTCACGGCGTCCAGCCAAAACGAGGGCCACAGTCAAAGTGGGAAAGTAG
- the LOC116258622 gene encoding chaperone protein dnaJ 16 produces MPTPSPRAGKNSASKRSSHQRRDPYDVLGVPRSASDQEIKTAYRKMALKYHPDKNANDPEAADMFKEITFSYTILSDPDKRRQYDAAGFEAIESDNQELELDLSSLGTLNTMFAAIFSKLGVPIKTAVSATVLEEALNGTITVRPLLLGQPLVKKVEKQCAHFYSVTITEAEAEAGFVCRVHSSDRSKFKLLYFELEENGGLSLALQEDSSRTGKVTSAGMYFLRFPVYRLDRAANAMTLAKDPDAAFFKKLDGFQPCEITELKAGRHVFAVYGDNFFKSATYCIEAVCAAPFSEEKEQLKDVEAQILSKRMELSKFETEYREVLAQFTEMTSRYAQEMKSIDELLKQRDMIHASYSSISPTPGRTPSSGGKRRASRKEFKGEEGCHSRQTKPTARERSRRKKWFNIHVKVDKRKPC; encoded by the exons ATGCCGACGCCTTCGCCGCGGGCTGGGAAGAACTCGGCGTCGAAGCGGTCTTCCCACCAGCGGAGGGACCCTTACGACGTCCTCGGCGTGCCACGGAGCGCCTCCGATCAAGAGATTAAGACGGCCTACAGGAAAATGGCCCTAAA GTACCATCCAGACAAAAATGCCAATGACCCTGAAGCTGCTGATATGTTCAAGGAAATTACTTTCTCTTATACCATCTTGTCAGATCCTGACAAACGTCGGCAGTATGATGCTGCTGGGTTTGAG GCTATTGAATCAGACAATCAAGAACTGGAGCTCGATCTTTCAAGTCTTGGAACATTAAACACAATGTTTGCTGCCATTTTCAG CAAACTTGGCGTCCCCATTAAAACAGCTGTATCAGCAACAGTTTTGGAGGAGGCATTAAATGGCACAATAACTGTCAGACCACTCCTCCTGGGGCAGCCGCTGGTTAAAAAG GTTGAGAAACAATGCGCACACTTTTACTCTGTAACAATaacagaagcagaagcagaggCAGGGTTTGTATGCAGAGTGCACTCATCAGATAGAAGCAAATTCAAG CTTTTATACTTTGAGCTGGAAGAGAATGGTGGACTTAGCCTCGCTTTGCAG GAGGACAGTTCAAGGACAGGGAAGGTTACCTCAGCAGGGATGTACTTCCTCCGATTTCCTGTTTATAGATTAGATCGTGCAGCAAATGCG ATGACTTTGGCTAAAGATCCAGATGCTGCCTTCTTTAAGAAGCTGGATGGATTTCAGCCATGTGAGATAACTGAGCTGAAGGCTGGCAGACATGTTTTTGCGGTTTATG GTGACAACTTTTTTAAAAGTGCAACCTACTGCATAGAAGCCGTATGTGCTGCTCccttttctgaagaaaaagagCAACTTAAGGATGTTGAGGCGCAAATTTTGTCCAAAAGAATGGAGCTATCTAAGTTTGAGACAGAATATAGGGAG GTCTTGGCTCAATTCACAGAGATGACGAGTAGATATGCACAGGAAATGAAGAGT ATAGATGAGCTTCTCAAACAACGAGATATGATTCATGCCTCTTACTCATCCATCTCACCAACCCCAGGGCGGACCCCAAGTAGCGGTGGCAAGCGCAGGGCTTCCCGCAAGGAATTTAAAGGGGAAGAAGGCTGTCATTCGAGGCAGACTAAACCCACGGCAAGAGAAAGGTCAAGGAGAAAGAAGTGGTTCAACATCCACGTGAAAGTGGACAAGAGGAAGCCCTGTTGA
- the LOC116259200 gene encoding DEAD-box ATP-dependent RNA helicase 1-like isoform X2: protein MADYGDGNKLRRSTATDRMVNKGVEVFEESMGQNKSEPFLPWMRNPVDVDSYEECTLEVVPYLDPRLVKALQKMGINSLFPIQVAVWQGTIGPGGWERDLCINSPTGSGKTLAYALPIVQMLSTRKLKRLRALVVLPTRDLALQVMDVFSAIAPAVGLQVGIAVGQSSMAEEVSSLVQKPKFPMEFSCDPPDLCSSLTSSVDILVATPGRLMDHLNTTKGFTLEHLCYLVYSRKKKDVMEDVDVTNPNLPNLVTTPDDPSPMNEELPIALRKGTRLLRDAYQSWLPTVLQLTQMNEQQMLKYEGSPTFGPLRTLRRLGPGRGLWNKRYPRVMKMSLSATLTRDPSKLSQLNLYHPLFLTTGASGTRYQLPSQLESYKLLSGEKSIIFTSSVRSTHRLCTLLNCFGELPSKISEYSRLQHQSVRSITLDAFRAGNIQVIVASDAMTRGMDIEGVYNVINYDMPSYIKTYVHRAGRTARAGRPGRCFTLLRKDEVKRFKKMLQKAGISKCSVYPLASDSVERLMPVYSSALEKLKELADSEENKPASRRPAKTRATVKVGK, encoded by the exons ATGGCGGATTACGGCGACGGCAACAAGCTCCGGCGATCGAcggcgacagacag GATGGTTAACAAGGGAGTTGAAGTGTTTGAGGAGTCAATGGGACAGAATAAAAGTGAACCATTTCTGCCATGGATGAGGAATCCAGTGGATGTTGATTCTTATGAAGAATGCACTCTCGAAGTTGTTCCTTACTTAGATcccag GTTGGTGAAGGCTTTACAAAAAATGGGAATCAATTCACTCTTTCCGATTCAAGTGGCAGTCTGGCAAGGGACGATTGGACCAGGTGGCTGGGAACGTGACTTATGCATAAACTCACCAACAGGAAGTGGCAAGACCTTGGCTTATGCTTTACCAATTGTCCAAATGCTCTCTACTCGTAAATTGAAACGCTTGCGGGCTTTAGTTGTGCTGCCTACTCGTGATCTTGCACTGCAG GTCATGGATGTCTTTTCTGCTATTGCACCTGCAGTTGGGCTACAAGTAGGCATTGCTGTTGGGCAGTCTTCAATGGCTGAAGAGGTTTCATCTCTGGTACAGAAGCCCAAGTTCCCTATGGAATTCTCTTGTGATCCACCAGATCTCTGCTCGTCACTAACAAGTTCTGTAGACATACTTGTAGCCACACCAGGGCGATTGATGGACCATTTAAATACCACCAAAGGTTTTACACTAGAGCATCTTTGCTATCTA gtttacagcaggaagaagaaggatgtgatggaagatgttgatgttaccaatcccaatcttcccaatcttgtgaccaccccggatgatccaagtccaatgaatgaagaacttcccatagctctgcgcaagggcaccag ATTGCTGAGGGATGCATATCAATCTTGGTTACCGACTGTTCTTCAGCTCACTCAAATGAATGAACAACAAATGCTCAAATATGAAGGGTCACCAACTTTTGGGCCATTGAGAACCTTGAGAAGATT GGGCCCTGGGAGAGGGTTGTGGAATAAAAGATATCCAAGAGTCATGAAGATGTCCCTTTCTGCTACATTGACACGAGACCCTAGCAAGCTTTCTCAACTTAATCTATATCATCCTTTATTCTTGACAACTGGTGCATCTGGTACACGGTATCAACTCCCTAGCCAGCTAGAATCTTACAAACTG TTAAGTGGAGAGAAGAGCATTATCTTTACGTCATCCGTACGATCGACCCACAGACTTTGTACATTATTGAATTGCTTTGGTGAATTACCTTCTAAAATTAGTGAATATTCTCGTCTTCAGCATCAATCTGTGCGAAG CATAACACTTGATGCCTTTCGGGCAGGCAACATACAGGTCATTGTTGCTTCAGATGCCATGACTCGTGGTATGGATATTGAAGGGGTCTACAATGTCATTAATTATGACATGCCTTCATATATCAAGACATATGTTCATCGGGCTGGTCGCACTGCTCGTGCAGGTCGACCTGGGCGTTGCTTCACATTACTGAGGAAGGATGAG GTCAAGCGCTTCAAGAAGATGTTACAAAAGGCTGGTATCAGTAAGTGTAGCGTATATCCACTTGCATCAGATTCGGTTGAACGCCTTATGCCTGTTTATTCATCTG cattagaaaaattgaaagagtTAGCAGATTCAGAAGAAAACAAGCCAGCTTCACGGCGTCCAGCCAAAACGAGGGCCACAGTCAAAGTGGGAAAGTAG
- the LOC116258621 gene encoding pentatricopeptide repeat-containing protein At1g74900, mitochondrial-like → MADPAVVVAKLVLRYCGNALNVALRRSGVAWSPLLASRLLRLFRSDARRFLRLHRWLSRHRPSCLGPAATDLLVDALGRAHRLDALRRAVDGHSSPSIRTFAIAAERLVSAGRSDLAVRLFLESPTPPTLPLLNALLAALCRSGRIAEAESLFRSLRRRIPPDAITFNTLADGWCRAGSVERAVETLRRMVMDAGIQPTAASYNILLKGFLRTNRIQKAIEFFREMIRRGCKPDAVTYTTLISEFGRAGEVDRAFKIFEEMIDPGGCHPTPATYNAMIQLLCRKVSTDKGLNLFNEMKKKGYNPNKTTYNILLKGLCDAHRVDQAMEFLTRMKKESEFGPNTQTYNILIRGFCMVGEIERGRILLAEMGKDGCIPDSDSYSILVSAFCATRKKNEVLESGKLLQEMIEKGFTPPRLTVNRVMNGLIMTGNQEFAREFLRRHSQCGRLPCAIRL, encoded by the exons ATGGCGGATCCTGCGGTTGTGGTGGCGAAGCTCGTCCTCCGTTACTGCGGCAACGCCCTAAATGTTGCCCTTCGTCGCTCCGGCGTCGCCTGGTCTCCTCTCCTCGCGTCGCGCTTGCTCCGCCTCTTCCGGTCAGACGCCAGGAGATTCCTCCGCCTCCATCGATGGCTCTCTCGACACCGCCCCTCCTGCCTCGGCCCTGCCGCTACAGACCTTCTCGTCGACGCCCTTGGCCGCGCCCACCGCCTCGACGCGCTCCGCCGTGCCGTCGACGGCCACAGTTCACCCTCCATCCGCACGTTCGCCATTGCCGCCGAGCGCCTTGTTTCCGCCGGTCGGTCGGACCTCGCAGTCCGCTTATTCCTGGAGTCTCCCACCCCTCCGACCCTCCCTTTACTCAACGCCCTCCTCGCGGCCCTCTGCCGCTCCGGACGCATCGCTGAGGCTGAGTCCCTGTTTAGATCCCTCCGCCGGAGGATTCCGCCCGATGCTATCACTTTCAACACTCTTGCTGACGGGTGGTGCCGCGCCGGGTCGGTAGAGCGAGCAGTGGAGACCCTCCGGCGGATGGTGATGGACGCGGGGATCCAGCCGACTGCCGCTAGTTATAACATACTCCTGAAGGGTTTCTTGAGGACCAACAGGATCCAGAAGGCAATTGAATTCTTCCGGGAGATGATCCGCCGCGGTTGCAAGCCGGACGCCGTCACCTACACCACATTGATAAGCGAGTTCGGCCGTGCAGGTGAGGTCGATCGTGCCTTCAAGATCTTTGAGGAAATGATTGACCCCGGCGGGTGCCATCCCACTCCAGCCACCTACAATGCCATGATTCAGCTTCTCTGCAG GAAAGTCTCCACGGACAAAGGGCTGAATCTCTTTAacgagatgaagaagaagggttACAATCCAAATAAGACAACGTACAATATATTACTCAAAGGTCTATGCGATGCCCATAGAGTGGATCAAGCAATGGAATTCTTAACTAGGATGAAAAAGGAGAGTGAATTTGGGCCAAATACACAAACATACAACATCTTGATACGGGGTTTCTGCATGGTTGGTGAGATTGAGAGAGGAAGGATACTTTTAGCAGAGATGGGAAAAGATGGTTGTATTCCTGATTCTGATAGTTATAGTATCTTAGTTAGTGCTTTTTGTGCCACGCGGAAAAAGAACGAAGTTTTGGAGTCAGGCAAGTTACTGCAGGAGATGATTGAAAAAGGGTTCACTCCTCCAAGGCTGACAGTCAACCGGGTCATGAATGGGCTCATCATGACTGGTAATCAAGAGTTTGCAAGAGAGTTCTTGAGACGGCATAGCCAGTGCGGTCGTCTTCCTTGTGCAATCAGGCTATGA
- the LOC116259200 gene encoding DEAD-box ATP-dependent RNA helicase 1-like isoform X1: MADYGDGNKLRRSTATDRMVNKGVEVFEESMGQNKSEPFLPWMRNPVDVDSYEECTLEVVPYLDPRLVKALQKMGINSLFPIQVAVWQGTIGPGGWERDLCINSPTGSGKTLAYALPIVQMLSTRKLKRLRALVVLPTRDLALQVMDVFSAIAPAVGLQVGIAVGQSSMAEEVSSLVQKPKFPMEFSCDPPDLCSSLTSSVDILVATPGRLMDHLNTTKGFTLEHLCYLVYSRKKKDVMEDVDVTNPNLPNLVTTPDDPSPMNEELPIALRKGTRLLRDAYQSWLPTVLQLTQMNEQQMLKYEGSPTFGPLRTLRRLGPGRGLWNKRYPRVMKMSLSATLTRDPSKLSQLNLYHPLFLTTGASGTRYQLPSQLESYKLICDLKMKPLYLFMLLQKLSGEKSIIFTSSVRSTHRLCTLLNCFGELPSKISEYSRLQHQSVRSITLDAFRAGNIQVIVASDAMTRGMDIEGVYNVINYDMPSYIKTYVHRAGRTARAGRPGRCFTLLRKDEVKRFKKMLQKAGISKCSVYPLASDSVERLMPVYSSALEKLKELADSEENKPASRRPAKTRATVKVGK; the protein is encoded by the exons ATGGCGGATTACGGCGACGGCAACAAGCTCCGGCGATCGAcggcgacagacag GATGGTTAACAAGGGAGTTGAAGTGTTTGAGGAGTCAATGGGACAGAATAAAAGTGAACCATTTCTGCCATGGATGAGGAATCCAGTGGATGTTGATTCTTATGAAGAATGCACTCTCGAAGTTGTTCCTTACTTAGATcccag GTTGGTGAAGGCTTTACAAAAAATGGGAATCAATTCACTCTTTCCGATTCAAGTGGCAGTCTGGCAAGGGACGATTGGACCAGGTGGCTGGGAACGTGACTTATGCATAAACTCACCAACAGGAAGTGGCAAGACCTTGGCTTATGCTTTACCAATTGTCCAAATGCTCTCTACTCGTAAATTGAAACGCTTGCGGGCTTTAGTTGTGCTGCCTACTCGTGATCTTGCACTGCAG GTCATGGATGTCTTTTCTGCTATTGCACCTGCAGTTGGGCTACAAGTAGGCATTGCTGTTGGGCAGTCTTCAATGGCTGAAGAGGTTTCATCTCTGGTACAGAAGCCCAAGTTCCCTATGGAATTCTCTTGTGATCCACCAGATCTCTGCTCGTCACTAACAAGTTCTGTAGACATACTTGTAGCCACACCAGGGCGATTGATGGACCATTTAAATACCACCAAAGGTTTTACACTAGAGCATCTTTGCTATCTA gtttacagcaggaagaagaaggatgtgatggaagatgttgatgttaccaatcccaatcttcccaatcttgtgaccaccccggatgatccaagtccaatgaatgaagaacttcccatagctctgcgcaagggcaccag ATTGCTGAGGGATGCATATCAATCTTGGTTACCGACTGTTCTTCAGCTCACTCAAATGAATGAACAACAAATGCTCAAATATGAAGGGTCACCAACTTTTGGGCCATTGAGAACCTTGAGAAGATT GGGCCCTGGGAGAGGGTTGTGGAATAAAAGATATCCAAGAGTCATGAAGATGTCCCTTTCTGCTACATTGACACGAGACCCTAGCAAGCTTTCTCAACTTAATCTATATCATCCTTTATTCTTGACAACTGGTGCATCTGGTACACGGTATCAACTCCCTAGCCAGCTAGAATCTTACAAACTG ATTTGTGATTTAAAGATGAAACCCCTTTATTTGTTTATGCTTCTTCAAAAGTTAAGTGGAGAGAAGAGCATTATCTTTACGTCATCCGTACGATCGACCCACAGACTTTGTACATTATTGAATTGCTTTGGTGAATTACCTTCTAAAATTAGTGAATATTCTCGTCTTCAGCATCAATCTGTGCGAAG CATAACACTTGATGCCTTTCGGGCAGGCAACATACAGGTCATTGTTGCTTCAGATGCCATGACTCGTGGTATGGATATTGAAGGGGTCTACAATGTCATTAATTATGACATGCCTTCATATATCAAGACATATGTTCATCGGGCTGGTCGCACTGCTCGTGCAGGTCGACCTGGGCGTTGCTTCACATTACTGAGGAAGGATGAG GTCAAGCGCTTCAAGAAGATGTTACAAAAGGCTGGTATCAGTAAGTGTAGCGTATATCCACTTGCATCAGATTCGGTTGAACGCCTTATGCCTGTTTATTCATCTG cattagaaaaattgaaagagtTAGCAGATTCAGAAGAAAACAAGCCAGCTTCACGGCGTCCAGCCAAAACGAGGGCCACAGTCAAAGTGGGAAAGTAG